The following proteins are encoded in a genomic region of Apis mellifera strain DH4 linkage group LG14, Amel_HAv3.1, whole genome shotgun sequence:
- the LOC551378 gene encoding toll-like receptor Tollo isoform X3, whose amino-acid sequence MLWTLRCLLILLLITIASCIDAIMDGFLEDGTTTNAISTTILAPMVTTTSNLNKTERTMVNLSNIKSMDEENIQDTSHASSPSPDTIWECPNITKAGVECSCDFPHTLRCTGDRTALQIINKNLKFSRPGTISLLDVTITGISLLPSRFLEDVALHGLVVSSGELKRIHENAFVGFITPLQALGLPNNLLDSVPTTALSHLIGLERLDLSQNKLKMLEAGSFKDLSNLTYLDLCDNLLSQLSPQAFASVPLLRSLRMRGNRLSVSALSALRGLKSLEELDLSNNLLLGPMGPNLLPQMPRLRFLTVSENELINVQQGALVGLRNLTYLSLSHNQIDVLEDHSFKYLSTLIRLDLANNRIVAVSSASLAHLEKLTTLDLTHNFLRSLTADLVVPLKSLQDLRLDDNDITMVASDVPTSKLRLTRLSLADNPLNCDCTLLEFANWLSNSSLNEEDKSSAVCATPPALENGILTQVSPGNLLCGEPTPPIMTRLPLAGAQLTLKEFHYDKSTGINLLWHVEPCTERYTCDTLIVYETIGDTENETDSSSLHCDSRIMRDPCSLPVTIPSSLHLQLGHKYRYCVVLLVPNSYDDVSLGLGCSDVITLEESKRELQQDEEIGRNLETVSSLDTRITGVHVNVSDQGFLHVDVTLSISKKSNLPECELSVVVFDAESAVHKQKLNCSLTFVTLAVLLPGRYKVCASLDDVNEEDVITNFINNRDRLRCVEVQKFKQNTELIVLTIIGASCALLIIIAIICRSVLKRLRHPRIQTQCFLPAQEFEITHKAHYIKLLATTKV is encoded by the exons atGCTGTGGACGCTTCGATGCTtgctaattttattgttaataacgaTAGCGTCTTGTATAGACGCAATAATGGATGGTTTCCTGGAAGATGGAACGACCACCAACGCAATCTCGACGACCATCTTGGCACCGATGGTCACAACTacatctaatttaaataaaactgagAGGACGATGGTTAATTtgtcaaatataaaaagtatggacgaagaaaatattcaagatacaTCCCACGCATCCTCACCTTCGCCTGACACAATTTGGGAGTGTCCAAATATTACAAAAGCGGGCGTCGAATGTTCCTGTGACTTTCCACACACGTTAAGATGTACCGGTGATAGGACCGCTTTAcag attatcaataaaaatttgaaatttagtcGTCCAGGAACGATTTCTTTACTGGATGTAACAATAACAGGAATTTCTCTATTACCATCTCGTTTTTTGGAAGATGTTGCCTTGCATGGGCTTGTCGTTTCTAGCGGAGAATTGAAACGTATCCATGAAAATGCTTTCGTTGGGTTTATTACACCTCTTCAAGCACTTGGACTTCCTAACAATCTATTAGATTCTGTACCTACTACAGCTTTATCGCATTTGATCGGTTTAGAAAGATTGGATCTATCTCAGAATAAACTGAAAATGTTGGAAGCTGGTTCTTTTaag GATTTGTCAAATCTAACATATTTAGATTTGTGCGACAATTTATTATCACAATTATCGCCTCAAGCTTTTGCTTCAGTACCTTTATTGCGCTCATTAAGAATGCGTGGAAATCGTTTAAGCGTATCAGCTTTATCAGCGTTGAGAGGTCTTAAAAGTTTAGAAGAACTTGATTTGTCTAATAATCTATTACTGGGTCCAATGGGGCCAAATCTTCTCCCTCAAATGCCACGATTACGTTTCCTTACTGTTTCTGAAAACGAGTTAATAAATGTACAACAAGGAGCTCTTGTAGGTTTGAGGAACTTAACTTATCTCAGCTTAAGTCATAATCAG attgatGTGCTGGAAGATCAttcgttcaaatatttatcaactcTTATTAGACTTGATTTAGCAAATAATCGCATTGTTGCGGTATCCAGCGCTTCTTTGGcacatttggaaaaattgacaaCTCTCGATTTGACGCATAATTTTTTACGATCTCTGACTGCTGATTTGGTAGTACCATTAAAAAGTCTCCAAGATCTTCGTCTCGATGATAACGATATTACAATGGTAGCCAGCGACGTACCAACGTCGAAATTACGACTCACAAGACTTTCTTTGGCAGATAATCCTTTGAATTGTGATTGCACGCTTTTAGAATTTGCCAATTGGTTAAGCAATTCTAGCTTAAACGAAGAAGACAAGTCTTCAGCAGTCTGTGCGACACCACCTGCTTTAGAAAATGGTATACTGACGCAAGTTTCTCCCGGTAATCTTCTTTGTGGTGAACCGACACCACCAATCATGACCAGATTACCTTTGGCAGGAGCTCAATTAACATTGAAAGAATTCCACTATGACAAGTCAACTGGTATTAATCTCCTGTGGCATGTAGAACCGTGTACAGAACGATATACTTGTGATACTTTAATTGTCTATGAAACTATAGGTGATACCGAGAATGAGACAGATTCTAGTTCTCTTCATTGTGATTCACGTATAATGAGAGATCCCTGTTCGCTTCCAGTTACCATACCTTCTTCCTTACATTTACAATTAGGCCATAAATATCGTTACTGTGTAGTACTTTTAGTGCCAAATAGCTACGATGATGTCTCCTTAGGTTTGGGTTGTAGCGATGTGATAACTTTGGAAGAATCTAAACGAGAATTACAACAAGATgaagaaattggaagaaatttagAGACTGTCTCTTCTTTAGATACTAGAATAACTGGAGTACATGTGAATGTCTCTGATCAAGGTTTTTTGCACGTCGATGTTACCTTATCAATctcgaaaaaatcaaatttacctGAATGCGAATTGTCTGTGGTTGTTTTTGACGCTGAATCTGCAGTTCATAAACAAAAGTTGAATTGTAGCTTAACGTTTGTGACATTAGCTGTATTATTGCCAGGTCGTTATAAAGTTTGTGCAAGTCTTGACGATGTTAATGAAGAAGACGTtatcacaaattttataaataatcgagaTAGATTACGTTGCGTTGAAGtacaaaaattcaaacaaaatacAGAGTTAATTGTTTTAACGATAATCGGAGCTAGCTGCGctcttttaatcataattgcGATAATTTGTAGAAGCGTTTTGAAAAGGCTGAGACATCCTAGGATACAAACACAATGTTTCCTACCAGCACAGGAATTTGAAATAACGCATAAAgcacattatattaaattattagctACAACAAAagtttaa
- the LOC413601 gene encoding adenine phosphoribosyltransferase codes for MNKNEKIQLLRDSITTFPDFPKPGVMYRDIFGIFRNIAAVRAMKDLIVEHILFLEVDFIVGLDSRGFLFGPIICMELGKPFLPIRKKGKLPGKVFNRTFNLEYGEDTFEIQTEQIKQGSRVLIVDDLLATGGTMEAAIELVKAVGGEVIECLTIIELIGLKGREKLNVPVHSFIQYDS; via the exons atgaataaaaacgaaaagatTCAATTATTACGAGATTCAATTACCACTTTTCCCGATTTTCCTAAACCTGGTGTCATGTATcg tgatATATTTGGTATTTTCCGCAATATTGCCGCAGTGAGAGCAATGAAAGATTTAATAGtggaacatattttatttcttgaagtAGATTTCATAGTTGGTTTAGATTCACGAGGTTTTCTTTTTGGACCTATAATATGCATGGAATTAGGAAAACCATTTTTAccaattagaaaaaaaggaaaactccCAGGAAAGGTTTTTAATCGTAcctttaatttagaatatggAGAG gATACTTTTGAAATACAAACAGAGCAAATAAAACAAGGAAGCCGAGTGCTTATTGTAGATGATTTACTAGCAACAGGAG gtACTATGGAAGCTGCAATAGAATTAGTGAAAGCAGTTGGAGGTGAAGTAATTGAATgtttaacaataattgaattaattggactaaagggaagagaaaaactTAATGTACCTGTTCACTCGTTTATTCAATATGattcttaa
- the LOC725200 gene encoding IQ and AAA domain-containing protein 1-like, translating to MSHSYYTELWLISRNDLEKLIELDKKLQKISRFKEEAEEAEIDVKHGLDLLLPVYLKYRNLVKRLIVCHDQMVQTQKRNLIKRVLDCAVGRMLEYKQEIVNLNYSDHQWPDDFMKQLKYTPDDVEILVSAAGKDVVKERRQRIQKMIEDAVTISVKDVDSKELSEIDVSDITPSQESIRLRRRRLREKTPTDEIPVLYESPEKIAARKAERAMLEAILLIQSHERARVDRAIGKNVIQTQKYNKDVAMGLIVPKKIDKDTYINAAKTIQRAWRRYAARKKLKNRIARTEELLGMTIPSWRNQEVFKKDKENFEKKLALMSVFADKTAKATEKEEARLLKIKRPGLMEDITDEIREWFILWYDELGHFYVYPAARLGGSVLIATGQTMTPQEYLVEKKAKEKEKEKKAKNEKVKKKKVKKKNYWMSETKAFSLLNEANQCYNYDWSHRVSNDFQQKICHDLITNELCYNLQLETRKVVDELMRLELQKLNAALRKDYAADLRPFDVPFERARRRPPPKKKPPPSPDDFIEDFKELVRANIIRDYPPSSLNDWIGDRSYQNYEAILEYRNYNHRLGEVKQLVMEYCVLPLSTKEIHQIAPLIQSVCICGLPHHGKSFLVNAICSEVGALLIDMSPEILAGKFMGPKNEHKLINTISKLARAYAPSVIFIDNSEKVWAKKVPVNELALKPKRFARYYPKLVKNIKKGDQILFLTTATEPYTATAPFMRIHNKFIIIPLTDYNTLYMFYKDELMKYFGIDRNIDVSSMAKVSVGIPLGYIKNIIQNILNLNRRITLKFKPLLATEIMDEVLKYEPLPARIVSKFENFENRTPLGRKRLRMLAKEKALLERAKKLRK from the exons ATGTCCCATAGTTATTATACAGAATTATGGCTCATCAGTCGAAACGATTTAGAAAAGTTGATAGAGTTGGACAAAAAACTACAAAAAATATCCCGTTTTAAAGAAGAAGCTGAGGAAGCGGAAATTGATGTAAAACATGGATTGGATTTACTTCTTCCAGTTTATCTTAA ATATCGTAATTTAGTGAAGAGACTGATAGTTTGCCATGATCAAATGGTACAGACgcagaaaagaaatttgataaagCGGGTTCTAGATTGTGCTGTCGGTCGAATGTTAGAATACAAGCAAGAGATCGTTAATTTGAACTATAGTGATCATCA atGGCCTGATGATTTTATGAAACAACTGAAGTATACGCCAGATGATGTGGAAATTCTTGTGAGTGCAGCGGGTAAAGATGTTGTGAAAGAACGTAGACAACGTATTCAAAAGATGATAGAAGATGCTGTAACAA taTCAGTAAAGGATGTAGATAGTAAAGAACTTTCTGAAATAGACGTTAGTGACATTACCCCATCTCAGGAAAGTATAAGATTGCGAAGAAGAAGACTTAGAGAAAAAACTCCGACAGATGAAATACCAGTCTTATATGAATCACCGGAAAAGATAGCAGCTCGAAAAGCTGAACGAGCCATGCTAGAAGCAATATTGCTTATTCAGTCTCATGAAAGAGCAAGAGTTGATCGTGCTATTGGAAAAAATG TGATACAGacgcaaaaatataataaagatgtaGCGATGGGTTTAATCGTaccaaaaaaaatagataaagataCGTATATTAATGCTGCTAAAACAATACAACGAGCCTGGAGAAGATACGcagcaagaaaaaaattgaaaaatcgaatcgcACGTACAGAAGAATTATTAGGCATGACGATACCCAGTTGGAGAAATCaagaagtttttaaaaaagataaggaaaattttgaaaagaaattagctTTAATGTCAGTTTTTGCCGATAAAACTGCAAAAGCaacagagaaagaagaagcaaga ttactaaaaattaaacgcCCTGGTTTAATGGAAGACATTACGGATGAAATTCGAGAATGGTTCATTTTATGGTATGACGAATTAGGACATTTCTATGTATATCCAGCTGCACGTTTAGGTGGCAGTGTGCTAATTGCTACCGGACAAACTATGACACCTCAAGAATACTTGGTGGAGAAAAAagctaaagaaaaagaaaaagaaaagaaagcaaagaacgaaaaagtcaaaaagaaaaaagtcaaaaagaaaaattattggatgTCGGAAACAAAGGCATTTTCCCTTCTTAATGAGGCTAATCAATGCTATAATTACGATTGGAGTCATCGAGTTTCGAAtgattttcaacaaaaaatatgTCATGATTTAATTACGAATGAACTCTGTTATAATCTTCAATTAGAAACAAGAAAAGTTGTAGATGAGTTGATGAGATTagaattgcaaaaattgaaCGCAGCACTCAGAAAAGACTATGCGGCTGATTTACGTCCATTTGACGTACCTTTTGAGAgag ctAGAAGAAGACCACCCCCCAAAAAGAAACCTCCACCATCACCTGATGATTTTATAGAAGATTTCAAAGAATTGGTCAGGGCTAATATCATTAGAGATTATCCACCGAGTTCCCTCAACGATTGGATAGGGGATCGTTCGTATCAAAATTATGAAGCAATTCTTGAATATCGAAATTACAACCATCGATTGGGTGAAGTTAAACAATTAGTCATGGAATATTGCGTTCTTCCTCTTAGtacaaaagaaattcatcAAATCGCGCCATTAATCCAATCCGTTTGTATCTGTGGTCTTCCTCATCATGGAAAGAGCTTCCTAGTGAACGCTATCTGTTCTGAg gtCGGAGCATTGTTAATCGACATGTCACCAGAAATATTGGCGGGTAAATTTATGGGACCCAAAAACGAGCACAAATTAATCAACACGATTTCAAAATTAGCTCGAGCATATGCTCCTTCtgtaattttcatcgataacaGTGAAAAAGTTTGGGCAAAAAAAGTACCAGTGAACGAATTAGCTTTAAAACCGAAACGATTTGCACGATACTACCCTAAATTGgtgaaaaatatcaagaaaggTGATCAG attctgTTTCTCACGACCGCCACGGAACCATATACAGCAACAGCACCCTTCATGAGAATCCACAACAAGTTCATAATAATTCCTCTCACAGATTACAATACGTTATACATGTTTTACAAAGATGAGCTGATGAAGTATTTCGGAATTGATCGCAATATCGATGTCTCTAGTATGGCAAAAGTATCTGTGGGTATTCCGTTgggatacataaaaaatattatacaaaatattctaaatcttAATCGAAGAATCACATTGAAGTTCAAACCATTATTGGCGACAGAAATTATGGATGAAGTATTGAAATATGAACCTTTGCCAGCGAGGATAGTGTctaaatttgagaattttgaaaatcgtaCACCACTTGGAAGGAAGAGACTTAGGATGTTGGCTAAGGAAAAAGCATTATTGGAACGTGCGAAAAAACTGCGTAAATGA